The Fibrobacter sp. UWB5 genomic sequence CGGTCGCGGAACGCTTGGGTATAGAGCATTATGTGGCCGTGTGTGACGACGCATTCACGGAGCGCGTGCTTAAACGCTGTCACGGGGATTTTGCGGGGGCGCGTACCCCGAATCCTTGCTGCTATTGCAATCGCTATATCAAGTTCGGCTGGATGCTTGACTTTGCATTGGAGCACGGCGCAGACTTCCTTTCGACGGGACACTACGTGAACGTGAAGGAGGTCGGTGGCGTGCGCAGGCTTTTCAAGGGCCGCGATGCTGCGAAGGATCAGAGTTACTTCTTGTTCGGTGTGCCCGATTCCGCCATGGCGCGGGTGATGACTCCGCTGGGCGGCATGGAAAAGCCCGAGGTTCGCGCGATGGCGGCAAAGCATGGCTTTGAAAATGCGAGCGCCAGCGACAGCCAGGATATTTGCTTTGACATTTACGGCGACGACTATACCGCCTTCTTGCAGGAACGTTTTGGCGCGATGACACGCCCGGGTCGCTTTGTCGATGAAAGTGGCAAGGTGTGGAATACGCATGACGGCTTTCACAAGTACACGGTGGGGCAACGCAAGGGACTTGGCGTTGCGCTGGGTGTCCCTGCATTCGTGCAGAGCGTGAATCCGGAAACGGGCGATATTCTGGTGACCGCCGACAAGTCGGCCGTCTCGGCAAGCGAAGTCCGTATCGAAAACAGCGTGTGGCATGGCGTGAATCCGGCTACAGGCTCCACCTACGCCGCGGGCGATACGTTTGAATGCGAGGGCATGGTACGTTACCGCCAGCGTCCGACCCGTTGCATGGTCAAGATTCTAGAAGACGGCTGCGCACTAGCCAGTTTTGAACAATCCCAATTTGCAGTGACCCCTGGCCAGTGCGCCGTATTCTACGACGGCGATATGGTGATTGGCGGCGGCTGGATTGTGCGTTAGTTTTTTTGCAGGTGTGGACATTTTTTGTGATGAATGTCAACGCCTTGAAATAAAAAATAATCGTTTAAAGCCTTATTAGTGTATTTTTCAGATAACCACTCCAAAGGAGAGTGGTGTTTGAGGAGTATTATGAAAAAAACTGGTTTTAAGGCTTTAAGCGGAGCTTTATTGCTCGGCGGAGCTGTTTCTGCTTTCGCTGCCCCGGGACTCACCGTGAGCGGCACCGATCTCATGTACAACGGCAAGAAGATTTTCTTCTCGGGTA encodes the following:
- the mnmA gene encoding tRNA 2-thiouridine(34) synthase MnmA, with the translated sequence MTKKRVAVGMSGGVDSSVAALLLLEQGYDVFGVTLRVLPPLANNGANPYDPEKDESVLRARAVAERLGIEHYVAVCDDAFTERVLKRCHGDFAGARTPNPCCYCNRYIKFGWMLDFALEHGADFLSTGHYVNVKEVGGVRRLFKGRDAAKDQSYFLFGVPDSAMARVMTPLGGMEKPEVRAMAAKHGFENASASDSQDICFDIYGDDYTAFLQERFGAMTRPGRFVDESGKVWNTHDGFHKYTVGQRKGLGVALGVPAFVQSVNPETGDILVTADKSAVSASEVRIENSVWHGVNPATGSTYAAGDTFECEGMVRYRQRPTRCMVKILEDGCALASFEQSQFAVTPGQCAVFYDGDMVIGGGWIVR